Below is a genomic region from Mesorhizobium sp..
CGTGCCGCTGTCGGCCGGCGCGTTCGAGCCGCTGATCGTCAGGCGTCCCGAGGGGACGTTCCTCGACGCGCGCTACCCGCGCCCGGTCTCGGGCTGCGCGGCGGAGGTCTCGCAGCGCATCGCCGAGGCCGTCTTCGCCGCGATGGTCCAGGCGCTTCCGGACAAGGTCACGGCAGCACCGGCGGGATCGAGCGGCAATTTCGCGCTCGGCGGCCACGACCCGGCGCGCGGCCGCGACTTCGTCATGTACCTGATCTCCGGCGGCGGCTATGGCGGGAGTGCGGCGGCCGACGGTCTGTCCAACGGCTGCTCGACGATCGGCATCTCCAAGTCGCCGCCGGTCGAAGTGATGGAACAGGCGTTTCCGGTGCTCTACCGGCACTACGCCCTGCACGAGGGCTCGGGCGGCGCCGGCCGTCATCGCGGCGGTTTCGGCCTTGCCTACGAGATCGAATTGCTGCGCGGCCAGGCCCGCGCCTCCTTCGTCATGGACCACGGCCGCACCGGTCCGCTCGGCGCGCTGGGCGGCGAGGACGGCGGCGTCAACCGGGTCAAGGTCATCCGGGGCGGCCACGAGCACGTCCCGCCGCATCTGTCGAAAGAGCAGGACATTCCGCTTTCCGCCGGCGACCGGGTGCAGGTGAAGACGCCAGGCGGCGGCGGCTACGGCGATCCGCGCCAACGCGACCGGGCGCTGGTCGCCCATGACGTGGCGATGGGCTACTACACGCGACACGACGCCGAAGCACGCTTCGGACCCTTCAGCTGATCTTGTTGAGCAGTTTGAGCAGGGTCTGCGATTCGCGTTTCGTCAGCGGTTGCAGCGTGTCGCGGGTGATCTTGACCGCGACAGGAACGAGCTGAACGAGCATGTCCCGTCCGAGCGGCGTCAGGGAAACAACGATGCGGCGGCGGTCTTCATTGTCCTCGGCCACCGCCACCAGCCCGCGCAGCTTCAAGCGGTCGACGACGCCCTTGACGGTCGCGGCGTCCATGGCGACGAGCTGGCCGAGCTGGTTCTGCGAACATTCGCCGAGGTCGCCGAGCTTAGAGAGCGCGGCGAACTGCGGCGGGGTCAGCTCTTCGATCTGCGACGAGAAGATGGCGACATGCCGCTGATGTGCCTTGCGCAGTATATAGCCGATTTGCTCCTGGACACGGTAGGCGCAGGTCTCGTCGTCTCCATCGAACGCCTGCGATTCAGTATCGGCCATCACCGCAAGCCATCCTCTCCCTTCACATGAGAGGCTTCGAGCCCGCCCATACGACTGTGAATCCGGGGACCGCAGGACATGGCGATGCAGTATAAGATCTCGTCATGGCGCGGGCCATCTGGAATACTTACTGTCATAGCATCGAAATGACTGCGGACATAGGCCGCGTTGGTGTGGCCGAGGGGAATGTCCAAAGAACTTCCCAGTCCCGCGACCTTCATTGCCGACGGAACGATCGCCTTGGTCGCGGACAACCGCTCCCGCATCGCATAGCCGCCGGGCACGTGCCATAGCGCGCCATGCTCGATCTCGCCGGACGAGCCGACGATCGCGCCCTTGCCGTAACCGTCGATGGCGGCGACATCGCCGCCGAGCGCGGCGATCAGCTTCTCGGTCAGGAGCGCGCCAAGAGGCTTCAGATCGTCCATCGCCGGCTGCAGGTCCGGCTCGTAGCGGCCGGCGAACGGATTTCGAACCAGCGCAAGCGCCGCGGCTCGCCGACGCGGAAGGACCGAAGGCGGACCGCCGTCGTGAAAGATTTCCTCGCTGAGAATGGAGATTTTGCGGATCGGGAAGTCTGGCATCGCTGACCGGTTCCATATGTTGGGAAGACGAAAAGAGGAGCCTGCATCTTCTCCACCTGAAGAGATACAGGCGGACTTCGGCCCCAGGCAAGCAGTGCGGCGCTATTCGGGCGGACCTTCGTCCTCGATGGGCAAGGCGGAACCGGCGATCCTCGCCATGCCCGCCAGAAACAGCCCGGCGCATTCGATCAGGCCGCGCACGAAGAAATCGCTCGCCTCCGCCAATCCCCTGGCCAGGGCGTCCTCGATTTCCGCGAGGGTGAGCGTCCCCACCCCCGTCGTGACCAGCCTTTCGCCGAGATCGCTGTCCGGCTGCAACGACGATGCCGGCGTCCGCGCGATGGCCGGGTGACCCGGAAGATCCACAGCATTGGCAATGAGGGTCGCCGCGGCGTCGGCCGTCGCGGCATCGCGGCCGAGCACGGTCACCGCGTCGGCGATGCCGAGCGAGAAGGAGCGGCCGCGCCAGCCGCTGGTCGCAATCCCGCGCACCGCCGACGATGCGTGAATGGCCAGCCGGTCTTCGAAGCCGTGGCCGGTGCCCGCGACCGCGAGCCGAAGCGTTTCACCGGGCGCGAAGTGGAGCGCTATGTCACCGCCGTCGTTGACATAGGCCTTGCGCAGCGTCCGCCCGGCGACGAGGGCAGCCAGCATTTCGTCGGCGACGGCCCCCGCGACCGCGGCCATCGGCGTGATGAAGCGCGCGGAGAACAGGCAGGCGGCGCGCTCCATCCGCCGGGCCGTCGGCCCCTCGAACGGACGGGGGACCGAGCCGGCCGGGCGGCGCAGTTCGGGCAACTCGGCAACGAGTTCCGTGAGGATCGTGCCGAAACGGTCGGCGGCCTGGCCATAGGCGCGGGCAACCTCCCCCGGTTCCCCCCATGCCTCCACGATCAGGTCGATCGGGCCGTGATTCATGTGCAGCCGCCGGCCGTCGGGCAGCCAGCCGATCTGCGGTCCGGCCGTCACTGCCCGAACCGCAGTTGGGCAAGCGGCGGCCAGTCATTGCCCGCCGGCGCCGGGGCGACGACGCGCGGGTTGAGGTATTCCCCGCCTCTGGCCAGCACGTCGTCGACCGTGCGGATCTCGGACACATGGCCGCCGAGCTGCTCGTAGTGGTCGCGCCGCAGCGTGAATTCGATCGGCGCGACCAGCGCCGGCGTCGGCACATAGCCGAAGGCGTTGTCCGGGAGCCGGGTGACGTCGACCATCAGCGTAATGCCGCCACCCGGCCAGATGTAGACGGGCGCGCCGCCGCAAGTGACATAGGTCTGGAGCCGGTGGACAGAGCGGGTCAGGTTGACCGGGTTCTCGGTGACCCCGGCCCTGAGGCTGCCGCCCGCCCCGCCGACGAACAGCACGGAACAGAGTGCAGGCTCGCAATTGTCGGCGATCAGCTCGACCGATTTGCGCAGCCGGTCCGGAAACGGCTTCTCGACCGGCATCAGGGACTCGTCCAGCTCGTAGTAGCCGTAGTGCTCGCCAGTGGTCGACACCATCAGGATCGACAGGCCGGGCCGGGCGCCCTTGGCCGGGTTCCAGGCGCCGAGAATGTCGAGCGGATTTTCGAGCAGGGTGCCGCCCCAGCCCGTGCCCGGTTCCGCCACCTTGAAGTAGCGGCCGGGGGTCGAGCGCCGGCCGACGATCTTGATGCCGGTGTCTTCCCAGCCGATCACCTTGCCGGCCTGGTGTTCCGAGACGACGCCGGTGATGTGGTCGTCGACGACGACAACCTCGTCGACCAGCCCGCGCCACTGGCTGGCGAACATGCCGATCGTCGCCGAGCCGCAGCCGACGCGCATTCGGCTCTCCACCGCGCCGCCGATGACCGGCGGCTGGCCTGCCTGGACGATCAGCGTCTCGCCGCCGTCGATGGTCAGTTCGACCGGCTGCCTGTTGCACAATGCGAGCATCGCCTCGCAGGTGACGCGGCCTTCGGCCTTCGACCCGCCGGTCAGATGATGCACGCCGCCGAGCGACAGCATCTGCGAGCCGTATTCGGCGGTCGTGACGTGGCCTACGGCCTCGCCCGCAACGCGAACCGTCGCGGCCTCTGGCCCGATATGGCGGTCGGTGTCGATCTTCACCTTGACCCCGCAATAGGAGAAGATCCCCTCCGTCACCACGGTGACGAGGTCGACGCCCTCGACCTCCTGGCTGACGATGAAGGGGGCGGGCTTGTAGTCCGGATAGGTGGTGCCGGCGCCGATGGCGCTGACGAAACGCCGGCCGGCATTGACGGGATTGCCGCTCCACGCCCCGTCTTCATCGAAGGGCACCAGCGGCCGGCCCGCCTCGACCGCGTGCTCCAGGATGGTCACCGGGTCGCAGCGAACGATCCGTCCGCCGAAATTGCCGTAGCGGTCGCAAGCGCCGGTGCGGCCTTCGGCGATGTAGCACATGACCGGGCAGGCATCGCAGCGCAGCTTCTCGTTCGTCTTCTTCCCTTCCATCTGATGGGTTTCGAAGCGTTCGACCAGCTCGTTCATCGCCCGGCCTCCCTTCCCCGGATCGCCGCCAGCACCCTGGCCGGAGTCGCCGGCACCTTGGCGACCAGCACGCCGGTTGCGTCCCGGATGGCGTTCAGGATGGCCGGCGCGGTCGGGATGAGCACATGCTCGCCCAGCCCCTTGGCACCGAAAGGGCCTTCCGGGTCCGGCACCTCGACGATGATCGTCTCGATCGGCGGGACGTCGCCGATGGTCGGGATCAGGTAGTCGTGCAGGTTCTCGGTTCGGCCGGGAACATATTCCTCCATCAGCGCAAGACCGATCCCCTGAGCGATGCCGCCTTCGACCTGGCCCTCGACGAGCAGGGGATTGACCGCGCGGCCGACATCGTGCGCGGCCGTGATCTTGACCAGCCTGACGGTGCCCAGCCTCGTATCGACCGCGAGCTCGACCAGCTGCGCGCCGTAGCCATAGACCGCATAGGGATTGCCCTGCCCCTTCGCGTCGAGCGGCAGGGTCGGCGGGTCGTAGCTCTCCTCGGCGGAAAAGACGTAGCCGCGAGCGTCGCGGGGAAGGGCCGCGAGATCGATCCGTCGCGTCGCCTCGCCCTCGCTGACCGTCAGCACGGCGCCGTCAAGTCGGAGGCTGCCCGCCGCCGAGACGTTGGCGAAGCGCAGGATCGCCTCGCGCAGGGCGGTCGCTGCCTTCTGCGCCGCCTTGCCCGAGACGAAGGTCTGGCGCGACGCGGAGGTCTTGCCGGCATCGGGAGTGAGCGCCGTGTCGGCGCCGACGAGGCGGAACCTGGCCAGCGGCAGACCGAGCGCATCCGCGGCGATCTGGGCGATCACCGTGTTCGAGCCCTGACCGATGTCGATCGCCCCCTGATGCAGCACGACGGCCCCCTCGGCCGAAATGCCGATGCGGATGGTCGACGGGTTGGGCAGCGATGTGTTGCCGCAGCCGTACCAGCAGGAGGCGATGCCGACACCGCGGCGGATATGGCTGTCTGTCGCATTGGCGGCGCGGGCATCGGCGAGCGCCCGGCGCCAGTGCGCCTCGAGCGCCTCGAGGCAGGCCGTGATGCCGACGCCCGAGGGTAAAACCTGGCCGGTGACGGTGGGATCGCCGTCGCGCAGGGCGTTGCGCAGGCGGAAGTCGAGCCGGTCGATGCCGAGCTTTCCCGCCAGTTCATCATAGAGCGTTTCCTGCATGATCGTCGCCTGCGGCACGCCGAAGCCGCGGAAGGCGCCGGCGACCGGGCCGTTGGTGTGCACCGCGCGTCCGACGGCGCGGTAGTTGGGCGTCCGATACGGACCGGAAGCGTGCACGGGCACGCGGTTGGCGACCGTCGGTCCCCAGCTGGCATAGGCGCCGGTATCGAAGTCGCCATCGAAGACCATGCCGGCGATCCGGCCGGAGGCATCCGCGCCGATCGTTGCCCGCATTCTCGCCGGGTGCCGCTTGGTCGTCGACATCATCGATTCGGAGCGGGAATAGACCATCCGGGCCGGGCGGCCGGTCTTCAGGGCGACGAGGCCGATGAGCGGCTGCACCGAGACGTCGAGCTTGGAGCCGAAGCCGCCCCCGGTGGCGGTCGGGATGATGCGGATGCGGTCGAGCGGCAGGCCGAGCACGGCGGCGGTGTCGTCGCGGTCGATGGCCGCGCTCTGGGTGCAGGCGCGGATGACGAGCGTGTCGCCGTCCATCCAGGCGGAGCCGGCTTCCGGCTCGATATAGGCATGCTCCACGAAGGAGGTCTCGATCTCGCCCGAAACGGTCACGGCGGCCGCGGCAAGCGCCGCCTGCGGGTCGCCGCGCTCCACCAGGCCCTGTGTAAGGATGTTGCCGGGCCGGGCCGCATGGATCAGGGCGGCGCGCTCAGAGCGGGCATCGGCCGGATCCAGCATGTGCGGCAGCACGGTCCACTCCACCGGAAAGCCGGCGAGGTCGAGGTTTTCGATCGCTGCCTTCTCGCCGGCGACGAGCGCCACCGCTTCGCCGCGGAAGCGGGCGAAACCCTCGGCCAATGCCGGCTGGTCGGCGAAAGCGGCGATCACGCCAAAGCGGTTGCGGCCGGGGATGTCCTTCGCCGTGAACACGCAGGCGAGACCCGGATGCGCCGCGACAAAGGCATCGAGATCGCCGAATTCAAAAGAGGCGTGCCAGTGCGGCGAGCGGATTGCAACGACCGCGAGCGCGCCGTCCGGCGTCTCGTCCGCGCCGAAGCGCTCGGTCCCGTTCACCTTGGGAACGCCGTCGAGCCGGATCGGCGAGGCGCCGACCGCTTGGCCGCTCGCCGGCATGTCGTCGGGCAGGTTGTGAAAGCGCGAGGCTGCAATCACCGCCTCGACGATCTTGCGGTAGCCCGTGCAGCGGCACAGAACGCCGCCCAAAGCGTCCGCCACTTCTGTCTCGGTGGGATGGGCCGTGCGCTCCAGCAAAGCGGCGGCGGAGACCAGCAGGCCGGGCGTGCAGATGCCGCACTGGGCCGCGCCATGGGCGAGAAAGGATTTCTGCAGCGACGACAGCTGGCCGTCGGCGAGCCCCTCCACCGTCGTCACCGACGATCCCTCCGCCTGGGCGGCGGGGACGAGGCAGGAACAGACCGGTTCGCCGTCGAGGAGGACGGTGCAGGCGCCGCAATCGCCGGCGTCGCAGCCGACCTTGGTTCCGGTCAGGCCGAGCTCGTCGCGCAGCACGGCCGACAGCCGCGCTACGGGCGAGACCGTCACGGCGGCGCGGCTGCCGTTCACTTCGAAGGCAATATCTTTGCCGGCGAGGCTCATGCGGCCATGTCCTGCGCCGTGCCGGCCAATCGCGCAATCGCCCGCGCCACGATCTCGCGCGCCGCATGCCGGCGATAGGCGGCGCTGGCGCGCACGTCGTCGATCGGAGAAAGCTCGTCCAGATGGCGGACCTCGACGACATCCGCGAGCAGTGTGTCCGCCCTTCGACCGACGAGCTCGGCTTCAAGCGCGGTCAGCCGCTTCGCCACCGCCGAGCAGGACCCCACAGCGACCGCCGCCTGCGCGACACGCCCGCCTTCGACCGCGAGACGCGCCGCGACCATGGCGATCGAGATGACGAGGTAGCGCCGCGCGCCGAGCTTGAGGAAGGTGGAGCGGCCAGCCATCGCGGCGGAGGGGATCACCACGGCGGTGACGAGTTCTCCCGGATGAAGCGCGGTACGGCGGTTGCCGAGAATGAAGTCCGTCAGCGGCAGGACCCGCATGCGGCTCGCCGAGCGGAGCTCCACGGCGGCGTCGAGCGTCAGAAGCGGCGGCACGCCGTCGGCGGCGGGCGAGGCGTTGCACAGATTGCCGGCCACGGTGCCGGTGTTCTGGATCTGCACGGAGCCGACCTCGCGTGCCGCGAGCTTCAGCCCCTCGAACGCCGGCGGCAGGTCGGCGCGGACGATGTCGGTCCAGCTGGCGCGCGCGCCGATGCGGATGCCTGCCTCCGAGCGCGCGATGCCGCGCAGCGCGGCAATTCCGTTCAGGTCGAGGATATTGTCGCGGATTGGCCGGTTGCCCTGCGCCGGATAGAAATCTGTGCCGCCGGAAAGCAGCCGCCAGCTGCCGGCCGAGAGAAGCGACACGGCTTCCTCGATCGTGTCCGGCCTGGCGTAGAGCTGCTGGGTCATGCCCGGACTAGGTTCCCTGCGCGGGATATTCGTTTGCATACAAATGATACACCGGCAACTCCTCTTGTCAAAGCCCTTGCGCGGCGGGCGGCCATTGACGCAACAAGGCTCTGCGGGCGAACTACGAGCCCGCGGAGCTGCATATGGAGAAGGCCATGGAAGCGCTGGTGGTGATCGATGTCCAGAACGATTTCTGCCCGGGCGGCGCGCTGGCGGTCGCGGGCGGCGACGAGATCGTGCCGATGGTCAATGGGCTCATCGCCTCCTACGACCACGTCGTGCTCACGCAGGACTGGCATCCGGCCGGTCATTCGAGCTTCGCGTCGAGCCACCTCGGCAGAGCGCCGTTCGAGACGATCGCGATGGACTATGGTCCGCAGACGCTCTGGCCGGACCATTGCGTGCAGGGAACAAAGGGCGCCGAGTTCCATCCCGATCTCGTCTGGACCAAGGCGGAACTGGTCATCCGCAAGGGCTTCCGCAAGGCGATCGATTCCTATTCCGCCTTCTACGAGAACGACCATGCCACACCGACGGGCCTCGGCGGCTATCTGAAGGAGCGCGGTTTCTCGAAGCTGACGATGGCCGGCCTCGCCACCGACTATTGCGTCGCCTTTTCCGCGCTCGATGCGCGCAGGCACGGGCTCGACGTGACGGTGAGGATGGACGCGTGCCGCGCCATCGACCTAGGCGGCTCGCTTGCCGCGATGACGGATCGGATGCGGGAGGCGGGGGTTATCCTCGCCTGATCGGCACCACCCCCTCACCCGGCCTCCGCTTCGCTCGGCCACCCTCTCCCCAAGGGGAGAGGAGGTTTACCAACGTCTTCTATGACCGGAGGGAGACTAGCTGCGAAGGTCGCAGGCCTCCTCTCCCCTTGGGGAGAGGGTGGCCGAGCGAAGCGGAGGCCGGGTGAGGGGGTGCCGCGCGGAAACGCTCTACCCCACCCCCACGTAGCGCTTGACCATTTCCGGATCGGCCCGGAGCACCGAGACATCGACCGTCTCGCGGGTGTGGCCGTTTTCGAGAAACGCCACGCGGTCGGCGACGGAGAGCACGGCATCGACGCGCTGCTCGACCAGGATGGTGGAAACGCCGCGGCGGCGCAGTTCCACCACCGTCTCGCGAATCTTCGCGATCATCGACGGCATCAGGCCCTCGGTCGGCTCGTCGAGCAGGAGCACCTCCGGTTCCAGGCACAGCGCCCGGGCCATTGCCAGCATCTGCTGCTCGCCGCCGGAGAGCGTGCCCGAGCGCTGTCTCAGCCGCTCGCGCAGCAGGGGAAACAGGTCGAGGACGGCGTCGCGCGTCGCCAGTCCCCTGCCCCTGGTCATCAGTCCGATGTCGATGTTCTCGGCGACCGTCATCTCGGCGAAGAGGCGGCGGCCCTGCGGCACATAGGCGACACCCTCCCGCGGGACCTGCCAGGCAGGCAGGGCGGTCAGTTCGGTGTCGCCGAGGCGGATCGAACCGGCGCGGGCCGGCACCAGCCCCATAATCGCCTTGAGCAGCGTCGTCTTGCCGGCGCCGTTGCGGCCGAGCAAGCAGAGCACTTCTCCCCTGCGCAGCGCCAGCGATACGCCATAGAGCACCTGCACCTCGCCATAGGCGCAGTCGAGACCCTGGATCGTCAGAACGTCAGTCATCGACCTGCGTCCCCAGATAGGCCGCCTGGACATGGGCGTCGGCGCGGATCTCCTCCGGCGTGCCTTCGGCCAGCACCTTGCCGGAATCGAGCACGGTGATGCGATGCGCGAGGTTCATCACCACCGCCATGTTGTGCTCGATCAGCATCACCGTGGCGTCCCGGGCGATCTCGCGCACCAGACCGATGAACCCGTCGATCTCGCCGTCCGAAAGCCCCTGTGTCGGCTCGTCGAGGATCAGCAGCCGAGGCTTCAGCGACAGTCCCATCGCCACTTCGAGGAGGCGCTGGTGCCCGTAGGCAAGTTCCCCTGCCGGCTGATCGGCACGATCCGCGAGTCCGACCCGCTCCAGCGCCTCGACCACGCCGCGGCGCAGACGCTCGGCGCCAATGCTGTGGTGCTGGCTTCGCTGCACCGGCAGCGCGACATTGTCGAACACGGTCAGGTTCGGAAAGATCGAGGTGATCTGGAACGTATAGGCGATCCCTTGTCTCACCCGCCGATGCGCAGGCATCGAGGTGATGTCCCGCCCGTCGAAGCGGATCGATCCGGAACTCGGCTCCATGCGGCCGCAGATCAGCCCGACCAGCGTCGACTTGCCGGCGCCGTTCGGGCCGATGATCGCCCGCACCTCGCCCGGCATCACCGTCAGGTCGACGCCGTCGACGGCCTTCAGCCCGCCGAAGGAGCGGTGCAGGTCTTCGACGACGAGGAGCGGGCTCACGGCAGCCATTTCAGCCACCGTTCGCGAATCGAGCCGAGCAGGCCCTTGGGGAAGAACAGGACAAGCAGGATGAGCGCCACGCCGACGATGCCGATCTGGTTGAGCCGGGCGTCGGGAAACCAGGCGTTGAGCGCATCGTTCGACATTTCGGCGAGATAGAACATCAGGAGCGTGCCGAAGAAGGGGCCGAGCGTCGTCGCAGCCCCCCCGAGCAGCACCCAGAGCAGCGGCAGGATCGAATACTGGATCGAGGCGAAGGTCGAACCCATGTAGCCGAAGAGGAAGACATAAGCCGCTCCCGCAATTGCCGAAATCGTGCCGGAGATCGCCACGGAGGCGAGCTTGTTGGCGAATGTGTCGAAGCCCAGCATCCGCGTGCGCTCCTCGTTTTCGCGGATTGCCACCAGCACGCGGCCAAAGCGCGAACGCGCGATCAGGAGCGTCACGCCGAGGCCGAGCGCGAACAGCGCCCAGGCGATGACGTAGCGGGTGTCGCGGTTCGTCATGTCGAGGAATATCGGACCGATCTCGATGATGCGTTCGGCGCGCGAGAGCGTCAGTCCCTCGTCGCCGCGCGTCCATTCGCCAAGCCAGAGCGACATCAGGTAGGCGACCTGCGCGAACATCAGCGTCACGATCATGAAGGCGACGCCGGTGGTCCTGAGCGCCAGCGCGCCGACCAGAAGCGCGAGCGCTGCGCCGCAGCCGATGCCGATGGCGAAGGCGGGCAGCGGATGGACGCCGAAGTGGTAGATGGGCAGGCCGGCGCCGTAGAGCCCAGCGGCGAAGAACATCGAGTGACCGAGCGACAGAAGGCCGGTGTAGCCGAACAGGACATTGTAGCCCATGGCGAAGAGCGCCAGGACCATGACGCGCGCCATGACGCCGTTGTGGTAGTCGGGCAGCACGTATTGCGCCGCGAACAGGCCGACGATCACGGCGAAGTGCAAGCCCCATACCCGGGCATCGTCGCGGACGGTGAGATGGCCGCTCATCGCACCGCCGTTCCGAACAGGCCCTGCGGGCGGAAGACGAGAACCATCGCAACGAGCAGCGTCGCCAGCATCTTGGCCAGCGTCGGCGAGAAGAAGACGGAGATGACACCGTCGGACACTCCGATCAGCAGCGCCGCTACGACTGTGCCGCGCAGCGAGCCGAGACCGCCGATGATGACGACGATGAAGGACAGCAGCAGCGGATCGGTGCCCATCAGGTAATGCGCCTGCTGGATCGGCACGATCAGCACCGCCGCGACCGCGGCGAGCATGGCGCCCAGCGCGAAGACGCCGGCATAGACGCGGTCGACGGGAATGCCGAAGGCCTGCGCCGTCTCGCGGTCATACTGCGTCGCGCGCATGACGAGGCCGATCCTGGTGCGCGTGAGCACCAGCCAGGTCAGGGTGATGAGCAGGATCGACGCGCCGATCACGGCCAGCTTGTAACCGGAATAGCCGAACCAGGGCAGCAGAACGCGGTAGTTGAAGGGCGCGACGACCGGGTTGGCGTCGGGACCGTAGAAGGTGAGCGCGGCCTGCTGCAGCACGTAGAGCAGACCGATCGTCGCGACGATGGTCGCTTCCGGATTATAGTGGATTCGTCGCAGCACCAGCCGCTCGGCCGCGAACGCGATCGCGCCGACGACCAGCGGCGAGAGCACCAGCGCCAGCAGGAACCCGATCGCCGGATGTCCCGATACCAGCGTCGAAAAATACCAGGCCAGCACCGCGCCCAGCATGAAGAACTCGCCATGGGCGACGTTGACCACGCGCATCACCCCGAAGACCAGCGACAGCCCAAGCGCCATCAGCGCGAGCACCGCCGCCATGACGAGGCCTTCGAGAGTGGCGAGAAGAAGATGCGGTCCGAAGGCCATTCAGGGGGTCTCGTCGTCGTCGGCCGGGGGCCATTGGCGGGAGGTGTGGAGGACGCGGAGAACCGAGACCGTTCGGTCCGAGACCTTATGGACGATCCGGTAGCTCCGGGGCGAAAACGCCTCGCGCGTGTTAAGCAGTTCTCCGACTCTTCCCATATAGGGTTGAGCCTTCAGATAGCGCGTCGTTGCCTCGATTCGCTGGCGGATCCGCTTCGCCGCGGCCGGATTTTCAAACCAAATGTAGGTGACGATCTCGCCAAGGTCGCGCTTCGCGGAGTCCGTCCAGACAAGCCTCACTCCGCAGCCTCGCGACCCTTGCGCTCGAGGTCCGCGAACAGCCTGTCCATGTGCGCCTCGACTTCCTCCTGCGTGTAGATCCGGCCGGCCTCGATGTCTGCTTGGGCCTCATCCACCTTGCCTTGCAGCCAGGAGACATACTCCCGATCCTGATTGACAAAGGCTCGCATCAGCCCGCGCACGATTTGAGACGCGGACCTGCCATCATGCTTCGCCGCCGCCATGAAGGCGTCGCGCAGCTCGGGCTCCAGTTTCATCGTGAAGACGGCTTCCTTGGCCATGGCGAGCACTCCGATCGAAGGTAATGACAAGGTATATACCTCGTCATTACCTTTCAACCGGAACCGTCGTCAGAGCGGCATGGTCGTGTAGTCGCCCTCCGGCTCGTAGACACCGTCGTTGATCGATGTCTTGTGGATGACCTTGAGCTTGCCGCCTTCGACTTTCGATATGTTCTGGATGCCGAACACCTGGTGGATCTTGCCGTTGAAGGTCTTCGGCCCCTGCGGGTGCTCCGGCCCTTCGGGGAACTCCGTCAGCGCCTCGGTGGCTTCGACCAGCTTGGCGCGGTCCTGCGGACCCTGGTAGG
It encodes:
- a CDS encoding ABC transporter ATP-binding protein; the encoded protein is MTDVLTIQGLDCAYGEVQVLYGVSLALRRGEVLCLLGRNGAGKTTLLKAIMGLVPARAGSIRLGDTELTALPAWQVPREGVAYVPQGRRLFAEMTVAENIDIGLMTRGRGLATRDAVLDLFPLLRERLRQRSGTLSGGEQQMLAMARALCLEPEVLLLDEPTEGLMPSMIAKIRETVVELRRRGVSTILVEQRVDAVLSVADRVAFLENGHTRETVDVSVLRADPEMVKRYVGVG
- a CDS encoding branched-chain amino acid ABC transporter permease — its product is MAFGPHLLLATLEGLVMAAVLALMALGLSLVFGVMRVVNVAHGEFFMLGAVLAWYFSTLVSGHPAIGFLLALVLSPLVVGAIAFAAERLVLRRIHYNPEATIVATIGLLYVLQQAALTFYGPDANPVVAPFNYRVLLPWFGYSGYKLAVIGASILLITLTWLVLTRTRIGLVMRATQYDRETAQAFGIPVDRVYAGVFALGAMLAAVAAVLIVPIQQAHYLMGTDPLLLSFIVVIIGGLGSLRGTVVAALLIGVSDGVISVFFSPTLAKMLATLLVAMVLVFRPQGLFGTAVR
- a CDS encoding type II toxin-antitoxin system RelE/ParE family toxin; translation: MRLVWTDSAKRDLGEIVTYIWFENPAAAKRIRQRIEATTRYLKAQPYMGRVGELLNTREAFSPRSYRIVHKVSDRTVSVLRVLHTSRQWPPADDDETP
- a CDS encoding antitoxin of toxin-antitoxin stability system — translated: MAKEAVFTMKLEPELRDAFMAAAKHDGRSASQIVRGLMRAFVNQDREYVSWLQGKVDEAQADIEAGRIYTQEEVEAHMDRLFADLERKGREAAE
- a CDS encoding ABC transporter ATP-binding protein, encoding MSPLLVVEDLHRSFGGLKAVDGVDLTVMPGEVRAIIGPNGAGKSTLVGLICGRMEPSSGSIRFDGRDITSMPAHRRVRQGIAYTFQITSIFPNLTVFDNVALPVQRSQHHSIGAERLRRGVVEALERVGLADRADQPAGELAYGHQRLLEVAMGLSLKPRLLILDEPTQGLSDGEIDGFIGLVREIARDATVMLIEHNMAVVMNLAHRITVLDSGKVLAEGTPEEIRADAHVQAAYLGTQVDD
- a CDS encoding branched-chain amino acid ABC transporter permease; this translates as MSGHLTVRDDARVWGLHFAVIVGLFAAQYVLPDYHNGVMARVMVLALFAMGYNVLFGYTGLLSLGHSMFFAAGLYGAGLPIYHFGVHPLPAFAIGIGCGAALALLVGALALRTTGVAFMIVTLMFAQVAYLMSLWLGEWTRGDEGLTLSRAERIIEIGPIFLDMTNRDTRYVIAWALFALGLGVTLLIARSRFGRVLVAIRENEERTRMLGFDTFANKLASVAISGTISAIAGAAYVFLFGYMGSTFASIQYSILPLLWVLLGGAATTLGPFFGTLLMFYLAEMSNDALNAWFPDARLNQIGIVGVALILLVLFFPKGLLGSIRERWLKWLP